A single region of the Brachypodium distachyon strain Bd21 chromosome 3, Brachypodium_distachyon_v3.0, whole genome shotgun sequence genome encodes:
- the LOC100821834 gene encoding uncharacterized protein LOC100821834: MAAPAIYPFVNRALVSSSVMAMAARRLLFSSSHLRPLAAAPHRRKHDAVSCKSTGKARTGTSTKPKDSGAGKWRPQRRALEEHLKRRTRSAGAFDADLYRRHSHSHHVPVLLGEVLAAFRRPLPLRSFVDCTLGAAGHSLAMMEAHPEMELHIGMDVDPSALEIGQRHVEAFLASRATDGGDSLQGVLRAYTHVKNFKYIKHVLGGVDESLLADSSGVDGILIDLGMSSMQVNRSDRGFSVLHDGPLDMRMDPKATLTAEDILNSWPELEVGRILRDYGEESNWQSLQRRIVKARQAGGLHSTGELVKLIQRSCTISGGRQGWIKTATRVFQALRIAVNDELRILEDTLHSCFDCLATDGRLAVISFHSLEDRIVKQTFLELIHGDGVDDGDEDLVCTDIDDEDEPWFKQRVKGMNGIILTKRPITPSQEEEKLNQRCRSAKLRVIQKA; this comes from the exons ATGGCAGCGCCAGCCATTTATCCGTTCGTCAATCGCGCCCTCGTGTCAAGCTCCGTCATGGCGATGGCGGCccggcgcctcctcttctcctcctcccacctCCGCCCACTCGCCGCGGCTCCCCACCGCCGCAAGCACGACGCGGTATCGTGCAAGTCCACCGGCAAGGCCAGGACCGGCACCAGCACCAAGCCCAAGGACAGCGGCGCCGGCAAGTGGCGGCCGCAGCGGCGGGCGCTGGAGGAGCACCTCAAGCGGCGCACGCGCTCCGCGGGCGCCTTCGACGCCGACCTGTACCGCCGCCATTCCCACTCCCACCACGTCCCCGTCCTGCTCGGCGAGGTCCTCGCCGCGTTCCGCCGCCCGCTCCCGCTCCGCTCCTTCGTCGACTGCaccctcggcgccgccggccactcCCTCGCC ATGATGGAGGCGCACCCGGAGATGGAGCTGCACATCGGCATGGATGTCGACCCCTCTGCGCTGGAGATTGGCCAGCGCCACGTCGAGGCTTTCCTTGCCAGTAGGGCAACTGATGGAGGAGATTCTTTGCAAGGAGTACTGCGTGCCTACACTCACGTCAAGAACTTCAAGTACATCAAGCATGTTCTCGGTGGCGTCGATGAGAGCTTGTTAGCTGACTCGTCTGGAGTTGATGGCATCCTCATTGACCTTGGCATGTCATCCATGCAG GTTAACAGATCAGATAGGGGATTTAGCGTGCTCCATGATGGCCCACTTGACATGCGCATGGATCCTAAG GCAACTTTAACAGCAGAAGATATCTTGAATTCTTGGCCTGAGCTTGAAGTTGGGCGTATCCTCCGTGATTATGGGGAGGAAAGCAATTGGCAATCCCTTCAAAGGCGAATTGTTAAAGCACGACAAGCGGGGGGTTTGCACTCGACTGGGGAGCTTGTCAAACTTATTCAAAGATCGTGTACCATTTCAGGAG GACGACAAGGATGGATTAAGACTGCAACGAGGGTGTTTCAGGCCCTTAGGATTGCAGTTAATGATGAGCTCCGGATTTTAGAAGACACGCTTCATTCATGTTTTGACTGTCTAGCAACAGATGGCCGTCTAGCTGTAATCTCGTTCCACAGTTTAGAAGACAGAATTGTGAAGCAGACTTTCTTGGAGCTTATTCATGGGGATGGAGTAGACGATGGCGATGAAGACTTGGTGTGCACTGACattgatgatgaagatgaaccATGGTTCAAGCAGAGAGTGAAAGGGATGAATGGCATCATCCTTACAAAAAGACCAATAACCCCTTCacaagaggaagagaagctAAATCAGAGGTGTAGAAGTGCAAAGCTCAGAGTTATCCAGAAGGCCTGA